From Paenibacillus sp. PL2-23:
AAGTTGTCGCATTTTTACAATGTGCGATTTTGGGGGAATGCTACACTTGGATTATCCATTCTCCATTAAACCTCAAACAAAGGAGTTGTTTCAACCATGTCTCATTCCGAAACCTTACCTATTGGAAAAGAATATCCATTTGAATCCCGTTATATGACGGTAAACGAAAGCCAACTGCATTATATCGATGTCGGATGCGGCGAGCCAGTCGTGTTCCTTCACGGCAATCCCACCTGGTCGTACACGTTCCTCAATATCATTTCTTACATTCAAGCCTCCAACCGATGCGTCGCGGTCGATCTGATCGGAATGGGCCGCTCCGGCAAACCGGATATCAGCTATACCTTTCTGGAGCATGTCGATTATGTGACCCGGTTCATTGAACAACTGGGTCTCGACCGCATCACGTTGGTCGCCCATGACTGGGGAGCGGCGATTGGCCTGCACTACGCGATGAATCATTCGGATAAGGTCAAAGCCGTTGCACTGCTCGAACCACAAGCATTGGTTCCGAATGCGACCTGGTCGGATTTCTCTCCTCCGGAAGCGCAGCCGTTGTTCCAAAAGCTGCGCGATCCGGAGGAGGGCTGGCCGTTCATGCGGGACAACAGCGTGTTCATTGAGGGCATGACGAACACGATCATTAACCGGCCAATCAGTCCGGAAGAGCATGAGCACTACCGGGAGCCGTTCCGCAAGCCGGAGGACAGGAAACCGATGTGGGTGTTCCCGAACCAAATTCCGATTGAAGGTCAGCCTTCCGAGGTCGTGGAAGCTGTGAATACACGAAATGCCTGGTTCACGGCCTCTCCCATCCCGAAGCTGCTGTTCTACGCGACGCCCGGCTGCACGGTTCGTGAGCCGCAGCTCGCTTGGTGCAGGAAGCATCTGCCCAACCTGAGGCTGTTCGATATCGGCAAAGGCTTCCACCATCTGACGGAGGAAAATCCGCACGCAATCGGGCAGGAATTGCAGCGTTGGCTGGAGCAAGAGAACAAATCCGAGATCTTTCACTGCAACCTGTGAAGTGAGACAGCCCTGATTAGATCCAGCCCATCTACAGCGGAGATGGCCGGAGAACCACTCTGGTCGCCCATTTTATCCCGCTGATTTACTCATCTACTGTATCTCCCTTCTCCGCTCTTCAGGCATTCCGCGGGCAAAAGGCAACTCATTGTTATTAAGCCGATCAGATTAATCATCGACAACTTTATACGTGGAGCAAGAGGTTGGACCCCATCTTCCACAAAAGTTAAACCGGCGAACTTCATTCCTGTGCCAGTGAAGTCAGATGCGAAGTCGAAGACTTCCAGCAGTCTTCGCATTCGAATCGGTTCTGCGTAAACGTCAAACAACACCCGCCTTATTTACAAGATTTGACGTTTAATTCATTACCGGAATCACTCTCTATAAATGAGAGCAGCACCTCTTTAACGGAACTTAAAGAGGTGCTGTAGTCTAGTATTTCATTATTTAACAACTATTACGGGACATTGGACTCGCTTTACAACTTTATGACTGACATAACAAATTCCTGGAACATGTTCAAACCACGGTTGCCGATCACGACGAGGTCCACTTTCTCGGTATTCGCGTATTTAACAATCGCCGGCCCGGATCCCCGGTTATGATTTTCATCTCGTTACTCATCTGATTCCCGCCGAAGATGCTGTCAACTTCCTCAGGAGGAACGGGTTTTGAAAGTAGCAGTTGAGATCTAACTGCTCTAGGAACCAGCAAATATTGCTCCTTAACCGGCAAGATTGTTCCAGTATTTCTTTGCTTTCATAATTTTTCTTCATGAATTAGCCGTGTATCAAACCCTAGTTAGGTACGTGTTTCCGAAATACCCAAAATTTATTTACTCCATTTGATTAATCATCCAAATATAATAAAGTCCGAACAGTGGAATGTTCGGACTTTATCAGGTAACTGCGACTTCTATTCAATAATTCTTACAAGCGACACACAACACTCCACATGGCTCGTCTGAGGAAACATATCCACCGGCTGCACCCATTCCAGCTTATAGCCGCTGGCCAGCAGCGTCTTGCAGTCCTTCGCCAGCGTCGAAGGGTTGCATGAGACGTAGACCAGCCGCTGGGGGCGCGCCTTCGCGATGGCTTGCAGCAGCGGCAGCTCGCAGCCTGTACGCGGCGGATCGACAACAACGACGTCGGGACGCACGCCCTGGGCAACCCACTGCGGGAGCAGCTCCTCCGCGCGACCCTCGAAGAAGCGCGCGTTGTCGATGCCGCTGGCGCGGGCGTTGTCACGCGCGTCGCGCACCGCCTCGGGAATCAGCTCGATGCCGCGCACCTCGCGCGCGCCGCCTGCAAGCCACATGCCGATCGTGCCCGTGCCGCAATAAGCGTCGACCACAAGCTCCTCGCCCGTCAACGCCGCCGCTTCCTTGGCGGAATTGTACAGCTTCACCGTCTGCTCCGGATTGAGCTGGAAGAATGCGCGCGGCGACAAGGAGAAGCGAACGTCCCCGAGCGTCTCCTCCAGCCGTTCGTCCCCCCACAGCACCGTCGTACGCTCGCCGAAAATGAGCGGAGACTTGCCCTTATTCACGTTCTGCGCGATCGACTTCACCATCGGCAGCCTATCCCGCAGCCGCTGCACCAGGCGCCTGGCGTCAGGCAGGCGATCCACGGCCGTGATCAACGTCAGCTGCACCCACTCCGATGCCAGCCCTACCCGCGCGACAATGGTACGAACAACCCCTTCGCGGCTTCGTTCATTATAGATCGGGATGCCCAGCTCCTTCAGGACGGCCTTCGTACCGTCAATGGCCTCATTCACGACGGGATGCTGCACCGCGCAGCCAGCGATATCGACGAGCTTATGCGACCCTGCCGCATATAAGCCGGTTACGATATCCTCACCCTGCCGCCCTGTTTGAAGCTGAGCCTTGTTCCGGTAGCCCCAAGGATTGTCCATGCCCAGAATGGGACGCATTGGCAGCTTTTCGATTCCCGCGTAACGCTGGAACGCCTCCTGCACCAGCTCCTCCTTCGCCCGAAGCTGCGCCTCATAGGTCATATGCTGAAGCTGGCAGCCCCCGCAATCATCATAGACGGGACATGGCGGCTTCTGGCGATCCGGCGACTTCTTCTCAAGCTCGACAATCTCAGCGTTCAGATAGCCCGACTCCGCCCGCGTCACCTTCGCCTTCACAACCTCGCCCGGCAGCGCTCCTTCGACGAACACCGCTTTGCGCTTGAAATAGCCGACACCTTCGCCGTTGATGCCAATACGCTTAATCGTCACGACGATTCGATCGCCCTTCTTCACATCCTCCGCGGAGGCAGCACCAGTCATAGATGAGGAACGCTGCGAAGCTCCTCCCCGTCTCTGCCCGCTATCCGCTGCCTGCCCTCGATACCCCCCCGACAAACGCTCCCCCTGAGAAGCTCCTGTCTTCCGCTTCCATTCCGAAGCCGCTCCGGCCTTCTGATGCTTGCTTCCATTTCCCGCCATGCTGCTCTCTCCGTTTCCATATCATCGTAGGTCCACTATACCACACCTCACCGCCTTCTCCCTAGCGATCCCGTTCTATGGTATGATGGGGTCAATCCGCTATTACGCGCAATGTTTCAACTTAGGAGGATGACCAGACCATGTTTCTAAAAAAGAAAAAAACCGCCGCTTCCGCCGGTCCAACTCCATCCGGCAAGCGAAGCCTACATATCTCGCGCGTATTCGACGCGCCGCAGCAAGAACTGTTCGATATCTTCACCCAAGACGAGCATATGCGAAATTGGTGGGGACCGCGAGGCTACGAGATGACTATCATAGGCCAGGAGCTGAAGCCAGGCGGCTTCATCCACTACAAGCAGCAATCGCCGGAAGGCCATGTCATGTGGGGCAAGTTCATGTACAAGGAGATTGAAGCGCCGGAGAGGCTTGTCTACGCGAACTCATTCGCCGACGAGTCGGGACGAACTGTCCGGGCATTCTTCAGCAAGGACTGGCCGCTCCAGATTATGAATACCGTCACCTTCGAGGAGCAGGAGGATGGACGCACGAGGATCACCTTGAACGGTCTGCCGGAGGATGCCAAAAAAGCCGAGCTGCGAGTCTTCGAAGCGATGCGCGAGAGCCTGAAGCAAGGCTTCGCGGATACATTCGACTTGCTGGAGCAATATTTGGCCAAGCTTAAAGAGGCGTAGCGTTCTCGTAAGGCGCAGTCTTTTTGAACGATAAATCGTTCAAA
This genomic window contains:
- the rlmD gene encoding 23S rRNA (uracil(1939)-C(5))-methyltransferase RlmD, with protein sequence MAGNGSKHQKAGAASEWKRKTGASQGERLSGGYRGQAADSGQRRGGASQRSSSMTGAASAEDVKKGDRIVVTIKRIGINGEGVGYFKRKAVFVEGALPGEVVKAKVTRAESGYLNAEIVELEKKSPDRQKPPCPVYDDCGGCQLQHMTYEAQLRAKEELVQEAFQRYAGIEKLPMRPILGMDNPWGYRNKAQLQTGRQGEDIVTGLYAAGSHKLVDIAGCAVQHPVVNEAIDGTKAVLKELGIPIYNERSREGVVRTIVARVGLASEWVQLTLITAVDRLPDARRLVQRLRDRLPMVKSIAQNVNKGKSPLIFGERTTVLWGDERLEETLGDVRFSLSPRAFFQLNPEQTVKLYNSAKEAAALTGEELVVDAYCGTGTIGMWLAGGAREVRGIELIPEAVRDARDNARASGIDNARFFEGRAEELLPQWVAQGVRPDVVVVDPPRTGCELPLLQAIAKARPQRLVYVSCNPSTLAKDCKTLLASGYKLEWVQPVDMFPQTSHVECCVSLVRIIE
- a CDS encoding haloalkane dehalogenase; this encodes MSHSETLPIGKEYPFESRYMTVNESQLHYIDVGCGEPVVFLHGNPTWSYTFLNIISYIQASNRCVAVDLIGMGRSGKPDISYTFLEHVDYVTRFIEQLGLDRITLVAHDWGAAIGLHYAMNHSDKVKAVALLEPQALVPNATWSDFSPPEAQPLFQKLRDPEEGWPFMRDNSVFIEGMTNTIINRPISPEEHEHYREPFRKPEDRKPMWVFPNQIPIEGQPSEVVEAVNTRNAWFTASPIPKLLFYATPGCTVREPQLAWCRKHLPNLRLFDIGKGFHHLTEENPHAIGQELQRWLEQENKSEIFHCNL
- a CDS encoding SRPBCC domain-containing protein produces the protein MFLKKKKTAASAGPTPSGKRSLHISRVFDAPQQELFDIFTQDEHMRNWWGPRGYEMTIIGQELKPGGFIHYKQQSPEGHVMWGKFMYKEIEAPERLVYANSFADESGRTVRAFFSKDWPLQIMNTVTFEEQEDGRTRITLNGLPEDAKKAELRVFEAMRESLKQGFADTFDLLEQYLAKLKEA